The Arachis hypogaea cultivar Tifrunner chromosome 19, arahy.Tifrunner.gnm2.J5K5, whole genome shotgun sequence genome has a window encoding:
- the LOC112775698 gene encoding uncharacterized protein, producing the protein MDFSSRDINEDSILRCPFLRNINEPTNFSFSSPLAFSMPVREAKGPIFEDGPNFDLAFRLFHGSDGVVPLSERSFRRTEKVKPEAPSSQFNPLAAKAATISLSSFGFGGAFGFDAFSEKWNNQKRKSKSSKNEPSSQDGSHHEATGNDWLQNGNCPIAKSYRAVSNVLPLVAKVVQLPPGMKYKCPPAVVAARAALARTAFAKNLRPQSLPTKVLAIGMLGMAANVPLGVWREHTKKFSPSWFAAVHAAVPFIAMLRKSVLMPKSAMAFTIAASVLGQVIGSRAERYRLKAIAARKLSIPDTSDVASTSASASALALASDKLQIVKTKERHCGETMDWNAVSLQLAGPSSTDVFC; encoded by the exons AACATCAATGAACCTACTAACTTCTCATTTTCTTCTCCTTTGGCTTTCTCCATGCCT GTGCGTGAAGCTAAAGGTCCAATTTTTGAAGATGGTCCCAATTTTGATTTGGCGTTTAGGCTTTTCCATGGAAGTGATGGTGTCGTCCCCCTATCTGAGAGATCTTTTCGACGTACAGAGAAAGTGAAGCCTGAGGCTCCCTCATCCCAATTCAATCCTTTGGCTGCAAAGGCTGCTACCATTAGTCTGTCATCATTTGGATTTGGTGGGGCTTTTGGTTTTGATGCATTTTCTGAGAAATGGAACAACcagaaaagaaaatccaaatcatCAAAAAATGAGCCTTCTTCACAG GATGGTTCACACCATGAGGCAACAGGCAATGATTGGCTGCAAAATGGTAATTGTCCAATTGCAAAGTCATACCGAGCAGTTAGTAATGTCCTTCCACTTGTCGCAAAGGTTGTACAACTTCCTCCAGGGATGAAATACAAGTGCCCGCCAGCAGTAGTTGCTGCTCGGGCAGCTCTAGCGCGCACCGCGTTTGCAAAGAACCTTCGCCCTCAGTCCCTACCCACAAAAGTTCTTGCGATTGGGATGCTAGGAATGGCTGCTAATGTTCCCTTGGGTGTATGGAGAGAGCATACAAAGAAATTTTCACCCTCATGGTTTGCCGCCGTCCATGCAGCTGTTCCATTCATAGCGATGCTAAGGAAGTCTGTCCTGATGCCCAAATCGGCTATGGCGTTTACTATTGCAGCATCTGTGTTGGGCCAAGTGATTGGATCAAGGGCAGAGAGGTACAGGTTGAAGGCAATCGCCGCAAGAAAACTATCTATACCAGATACCTCTGATGTTGCATCTACTTCTGCCTCAGCTTCGGCTTTGGCTTTGGCTTCGGACAAGTTACAGATTGTTAAAACAAAAGAGAGGCACTGTGGTGAAACAATGGATTGGAATGCAGTGTCTCTTCAGCTTGCTGGACCATCATCAactgatgtattttgttga